The DNA sequence ATTACACTCCCCATGTTCCTGGATGCCCGATTAAAGCACTCGGGCATGACGAACAATTTGAGGCAGGCTCATTGCCCTCGGGCATGACGGACAATGCGAATAGGTTTATTACACTCGGGCATGACGATCAATTTGTAATCCCCGAGCCTGCACCGCGGGCTTCGAATAAAAAAGGCCCGGTTTTCACCGGGCCGCCTGATTCTCCTTGGGGAATTCACTTGCCCGCGGCCTCAACCACCTGGGTGAAGGCCTTCGGGTCGCGCACCGCGAGATCGGCGAGCAATTTGCGGTTGAGCAGGATGTTGCCGGCGTGCAGCTTCGCGATCAGCCGGCTGTAGGTGGTGCCGTTCAAGCGCGCGGCGGCGTTGATCCGGACGATCCACAGCTTGCGCAGATCGCGCTTGCGATTGCGCCGATCGCGGAAGGCGTACCACAGGCTCTTGAGCATGGCTTCGTTGGCGCGCCGGAACAGTCGGTGGCGCGAGCCGAACTTGCCCTTGCCCATGCGGATGATCTTCTTGTGGCGGAGGTGAGGCCGGTAGCCTCCCTTGACTCTGGTCATGCGTTCGCTCTCCTGCCGATCCCTGCGCGCCGGGCGCCGACTCCCTGCCGCGTTCCGGCGGCAGATCGGGCGCCCCGTTGCACGCACGCAACGACGGCAACTTAGGACGGCCGTCCGGACCGTCCGGCGGCCTGCCCCTAGCGGGGAGGATTGGCTTTATATTGCTTGAGGTAGGGCGCCAGCCGCTTCACGCGCTTGGCCGTGCCTTTCCCCTGCACTTCGACCATCTCGGTGAAGAGGGCCGCGCTGCGCTGGGATTTGTTCCGCCGCAGATGGCTCTTTCCGCCCTTGGTGCGCATGATCTTCCCGCCGCCGGTGACG is a window from the Anaerolineales bacterium genome containing:
- a CDS encoding 50S ribosomal protein L35: MPRKQKKGKYKLKTHKATAKRFRVTGGGKIMRTKGGKSHLRRNKSQRSAALFTEMVEVQGKGTAKRVKRLAPYLKQYKANPPR
- the rplT gene encoding 50S ribosomal protein L20 produces the protein MTRVKGGYRPHLRHKKIIRMGKGKFGSRHRLFRRANEAMLKSLWYAFRDRRNRKRDLRKLWIVRINAAARLNGTTYSRLIAKLHAGNILLNRKLLADLAVRDPKAFTQVVEAAGK